A DNA window from Streptomyces asoensis contains the following coding sequences:
- a CDS encoding respiratory nitrate reductase subunit gamma: MPPGVRGHGRWSPDAPSGQGARRAPCAHGGPVPPCMTGAPVLFRLHVISALPLFAAWPFTRLVHMLTAPLGYLTRPYIVYRSRDGRLGTRPPRRGRERTGHEAPPHRAPPYGLRRGRGLSVAAGRLRAVTYARRHRRGPGGPSTRPSSLPSRRAR, encoded by the coding sequence ATGCCGCCGGGCGTGCGCGGACACGGACGGTGGTCACCGGATGCGCCGAGCGGGCAAGGGGCCCGCCGCGCGCCGTGCGCTCACGGCGGGCCGGTACCACCGTGCATGACCGGCGCCCCCGTGCTGTTCCGGCTCCACGTGATCAGCGCCCTGCCGCTCTTCGCGGCCTGGCCGTTCACCCGGCTCGTCCACATGCTCACCGCGCCGCTGGGCTACCTGACACGCCCTTACATCGTCTACCGCAGCCGCGACGGCCGCCTCGGCACCCGCCCGCCGCGCCGCGGCCGGGAACGAACGGGCCATGAGGCCCCGCCGCACCGTGCGCCGCCGTACGGCCTGCGGCGTGGCCGGGGTCTCTCCGTCGCCGCAGGCCGCCTGCGCGCGGTGACGTACGCCCGACGGCATCGCCGTGGGCCCGGTGGACCGAGCACGAGGCCTTCGTCCCTTCCTTCCCGCCGCGCGCGATGA
- a CDS encoding DoxX family membrane protein yields MSVHEHPHRGSGLHVPSFRRNRTAPAAAPGVSAATGTRTAQAYAIASLRLLTGFVFLWAFLDKTFGLGYATPSGKGWLDGGSPTKGFLGSVAVGPMESTFHAWAGDPWADWLFMLGLLGIGVALVAGVALRIAAVAGTAMMALMWVAEWPPARHLADGSASMSPNPFVDYHLIYAVALVVLAAAAAGDTLGAGRLWARLPFVRDHSWLR; encoded by the coding sequence ATGTCCGTTCACGAGCACCCGCACCGCGGCTCCGGCCTCCACGTCCCCTCGTTCCGCAGGAACCGGACCGCCCCCGCCGCCGCGCCGGGTGTGTCGGCCGCCACCGGCACCCGCACCGCGCAGGCCTACGCCATCGCGTCCCTGCGGCTGCTCACCGGCTTCGTCTTCCTGTGGGCGTTCCTCGACAAGACCTTCGGCCTCGGCTACGCCACCCCGTCCGGCAAGGGCTGGCTCGACGGCGGCTCCCCGACGAAGGGGTTCCTCGGTTCCGTCGCCGTCGGGCCGATGGAGTCCACCTTCCACGCGTGGGCCGGCGACCCCTGGGCGGACTGGCTGTTCATGCTCGGCCTGCTCGGCATCGGCGTCGCCCTCGTGGCCGGGGTCGCCCTGCGGATCGCTGCCGTCGCCGGGACCGCGATGATGGCGCTGATGTGGGTCGCCGAATGGCCGCCGGCCAGGCACCTCGCGGACGGCTCGGCGAGCATGTCGCCCAACCCGTTCGTCGACTACCACCTGATCTACGCTGTCGCCCTGGTCGTCCTGGCCGCTGCCGCCGCGGGCGACACGCTGGGCGCCGGACGGCTCTGGGCCCGGCTGCCCTTCGTCCGCGACCACAGCTGGCTGCGTTGA
- a CDS encoding ABC transporter substrate-binding protein: protein MPVLRTPAPARTPVPRKAALRTEALLLASALLLTACGSSAGDDAKAAEGAAAGYPVTLDNCGHRITLKSAPERAVSLNQGSTEILLSLGLADRVAGTATWTDPVMKGLEKANASVPRLADDNPSFEKVLDAEPDFVTASFVSTLGKGGVATREQFEKLGVPTYVSPSDCSEGKDNDSGGDGSRSKLLTLDAVYGEIRDLARVFGVRERGEKLVAALKERVHRATDGLDASGVSVMYWFANSQAPYLAGCCGAPGAITRAVGGRNAFADTHDEWPQINWETVADRDPDVLVIGDLTRRQQTAETAAAKIRFLETNPATRNLTAVKKKRYVLLSGQAMNPSIRTIEGIEKVAAGLRASGLVK, encoded by the coding sequence ATGCCCGTGCTCCGCACCCCCGCCCCTGCCCGCACCCCCGTCCCGCGTAAGGCGGCCCTGCGCACTGAAGCGCTCCTCCTCGCCTCCGCTCTGCTGCTCACCGCCTGCGGCTCCTCCGCGGGCGACGACGCGAAGGCGGCGGAGGGCGCCGCCGCCGGATACCCGGTCACCCTCGACAACTGCGGCCACCGGATCACCTTGAAGTCGGCCCCGGAGCGGGCCGTCTCCCTCAACCAGGGATCCACGGAGATCCTGCTCTCCCTCGGCCTCGCCGACCGCGTGGCGGGTACGGCGACCTGGACCGACCCGGTGATGAAGGGCCTGGAGAAGGCCAACGCCTCCGTCCCTCGTCTCGCGGACGACAACCCCTCCTTCGAGAAGGTCCTGGACGCCGAACCCGACTTCGTCACCGCCTCGTTCGTCTCCACGCTCGGCAAGGGCGGGGTCGCCACCCGCGAGCAGTTCGAGAAGCTGGGTGTCCCCACCTATGTCTCGCCCTCCGACTGCTCCGAGGGCAAGGACAACGACAGCGGCGGCGACGGATCGCGCAGCAAGCTGCTCACCCTCGACGCCGTCTACGGCGAGATACGCGACCTGGCCCGGGTGTTCGGCGTGCGGGAGCGGGGCGAGAAGCTCGTAGCCGCGCTGAAGGAGCGCGTGCACAGGGCGACCGACGGGCTGGACGCCTCCGGGGTCTCCGTCATGTACTGGTTCGCCAACTCCCAGGCCCCCTACCTCGCCGGCTGCTGCGGTGCGCCGGGCGCCATCACCCGAGCGGTCGGCGGACGGAACGCCTTCGCCGACACCCATGACGAATGGCCCCAGATCAACTGGGAGACCGTCGCCGACCGCGACCCCGACGTCCTCGTGATCGGCGACCTGACCCGCAGGCAGCAGACCGCGGAGACCGCCGCGGCCAAGATCCGCTTCCTGGAGACCAACCCCGCCACGCGCAACCTGACCGCGGTGAAGAAGAAGCGCTACGTCCTGCTGAGCGGCCAGGCGATGAACCCGTCCATCCGTACGATCGAGGGGATCGAGAAGGTCGCGGCCGGTCTGCGCGCGTCCGGACTCGTCAAGTGA
- a CDS encoding universal stress protein, whose translation MTMRHIAVGVDGSVHSVRAADRAAAEAERHGVALRVLYAVPDRDEAAPVLRSAASRIRRRHPDLPVETVAVEGGAVHALARESEVADLTVVGTRGLGALTGTAFGSVGTRLAALTRGPLLVVRGDDPHDDGRDVLLGLEDDTDAEAAAYAFQEAERRGARLRVVRCGSRRRVMSEPPSAAPALGRGRERPAAPEVRTEEAVPRYALTRLRDVHPDVPVDTRTVRTTPADALPEATRGAAVAVVGAHRRTSVFGPRLGPVAHTLLHRSHCPVILVPHD comes from the coding sequence ATGACCATGCGTCACATAGCCGTAGGAGTGGACGGCTCCGTGCACTCGGTGCGGGCGGCCGACCGTGCCGCGGCGGAGGCCGAACGGCACGGCGTCGCCCTGCGCGTGCTGTACGCGGTCCCCGACCGTGACGAGGCCGCACCGGTGCTCCGCTCCGCGGCGTCGCGGATCCGGCGGCGGCACCCGGATCTGCCGGTGGAGACCGTGGCCGTGGAGGGCGGGGCGGTGCACGCGCTGGCGCGGGAGAGCGAGGTCGCGGACCTGACGGTCGTGGGGACACGCGGCCTGGGCGCGCTGACCGGCACTGCGTTCGGGTCGGTGGGGACACGGCTGGCCGCGCTCACCCGGGGGCCGCTCCTGGTCGTACGTGGCGACGACCCGCACGACGACGGGCGGGACGTGCTGCTCGGCCTGGAGGACGACACGGACGCGGAGGCGGCGGCCTACGCCTTCCAGGAGGCGGAGCGGCGCGGTGCGCGGCTGCGGGTCGTGCGCTGCGGGAGCCGTCGGCGCGTCATGTCCGAACCGCCCTCCGCCGCGCCGGCGCTGGGCCGGGGCCGGGAACGGCCGGCCGCACCCGAGGTCCGGACGGAGGAGGCCGTGCCGCGCTACGCCCTGACCCGTCTGCGGGACGTGCACCCGGACGTCCCGGTCGACACCCGCACCGTCCGGACCACGCCTGCGGACGCCCTGCCGGAGGCCACCCGGGGCGCCGCCGTGGCCGTCGTCGGCGCCCACCGCCGTACGAGCGTGTTCGGCCCGCGGCTGGGACCCGTCGCCCACACCCTTCTGCACCGGTCGCACTGCCCGGTCATCCTCGTACCGCACGACTGA
- a CDS encoding helix-turn-helix domain-containing protein, whose product MTEPKRTEATKERSPGDLGRRLASRRAELGLTREQTAVRAGVDPGYLQHLEEHAVAAPGQGTLLRLAGALETTLAALTGGDTDRPPGPGQAGPTSEFTQLSRTECGDLLSTHGVGRLAVCTAQGPQIVPVNYSVVDGTIVFRTARGATPSLGIGSKVAFEIDRIDDAFSQGWSVLVRGHARMVTDPVEAGRLARQAHSTPWAGGRRDVWVRVEPYAVTGRRITV is encoded by the coding sequence ATGACCGAACCGAAGCGGACCGAGGCGACGAAAGAGCGGTCCCCGGGTGACCTGGGGCGTCGACTCGCCTCCCGCCGCGCCGAGTTGGGGCTGACACGCGAGCAGACGGCGGTCCGTGCGGGCGTGGACCCCGGCTATCTCCAGCACTTGGAGGAGCATGCGGTCGCCGCGCCCGGCCAGGGCACACTGCTCCGGCTGGCGGGGGCCCTGGAGACGACGCTCGCCGCGCTCACCGGAGGGGACACCGACCGGCCACCGGGCCCCGGACAGGCCGGGCCCACGTCCGAGTTCACCCAGTTGAGCAGAACCGAGTGCGGTGACCTGCTCTCGACGCACGGCGTCGGAAGGCTCGCCGTGTGCACCGCCCAGGGGCCGCAGATCGTCCCCGTCAACTACAGCGTCGTCGACGGGACGATCGTCTTCAGGACGGCACGCGGCGCGACCCCGTCACTGGGGATCGGCTCCAAGGTCGCCTTCGAGATCGACCGCATCGACGACGCGTTCAGCCAGGGCTGGAGCGTCTTGGTGCGGGGCCACGCGCGCATGGTGACGGATCCCGTCGAGGCGGGACGGCTCGCGCGGCAGGCCCACAGCACGCCGTGGGCCGGGGGCCGGCGCGATGTGTGGGTGCGCGTCGAACCGTACGCCGTCACGGGGCGCCGCATCACGGTCTGA
- a CDS encoding ABC transporter ATP-binding protein, translating into MSSLHADRVVRRVGGRTVVDGVTLALRPGETIGLLGPNGSGKSTLLRLLAGVLAPAAGVVTLDGRPLVEVGRRATARRVATVEQHADTQTELTVRDVVALGRIPHRRAWSPPTAADTAAVTEALARTGLTGRAGQSWHTLSGGERQRAQIARALAQEPLELLLDEPTNHLDIQHQLDLLELVASLPVTTVIALHDLNLAAMYCDRLLVLSEGRAVAEGTPAEVLTPGFIEQVYGVRAEVTHDVGHPVIRFLRPAAPDGSPPNRSVTSDAPTGH; encoded by the coding sequence ATGAGCAGCCTGCACGCGGACCGCGTCGTACGGCGTGTCGGCGGCCGGACCGTCGTCGACGGCGTCACCCTCGCCCTGCGCCCCGGCGAGACGATCGGTCTGCTCGGCCCCAACGGCTCCGGCAAGTCCACTCTGCTGAGGCTGCTGGCCGGGGTCCTCGCGCCCGCCGCCGGAGTCGTGACCCTGGACGGGCGGCCGCTCGTGGAGGTCGGCCGCCGGGCCACGGCGCGCCGTGTCGCCACCGTCGAACAGCACGCCGACACGCAGACCGAGCTGACCGTCCGGGACGTCGTCGCCCTCGGCCGCATCCCGCACCGGCGCGCCTGGAGCCCCCCGACGGCGGCCGACACGGCCGCCGTCACCGAGGCACTCGCCCGCACCGGTCTGACCGGACGGGCGGGCCAGTCCTGGCACACCCTCTCCGGCGGAGAACGCCAGCGCGCCCAGATCGCCCGCGCCCTCGCCCAGGAACCCCTGGAACTGCTCCTCGACGAGCCCACCAACCACCTCGACATCCAGCACCAGCTCGACCTGCTGGAGCTCGTGGCGAGCCTGCCCGTCACCACCGTAATCGCCCTGCACGACCTCAACCTCGCCGCCATGTACTGCGACCGCCTGCTCGTCCTCAGCGAGGGCCGGGCCGTCGCCGAAGGCACCCCGGCCGAGGTGCTGACACCCGGGTTCATCGAGCAGGTCTACGGCGTCCGCGCCGAGGTCACCCATGACGTCGGCCACCCCGTGATCCGCTTCCTGCGCCCGGCGGCGCCGGACGGATCTCCCCCGAACAGGAGCGTGACAAGCGATGCCCCGACAGGACACTGA
- a CDS encoding flavodoxin domain-containing protein: protein MTGTVLVTYGTTNGSTARIAQTVADVLRKAGPTVDVLPAGEVTRVTAYDAVVVGGALYAGRWHKDARRFVRRHRHALEERPVWFFSSGPLDASAAERDIPPVRGVRRAMTRLGVRDHVTFGGCLEEGAKGRVAGMILRSGKGGDFRDFGAIETWTEGVADALTHP from the coding sequence ATGACCGGCACCGTGTTGGTCACCTACGGAACGACGAACGGATCGACGGCCCGGATAGCGCAGACCGTCGCCGACGTCCTGCGCAAGGCCGGGCCGACGGTCGACGTGCTCCCGGCGGGTGAGGTCACCCGCGTGACGGCGTACGACGCGGTCGTCGTGGGCGGCGCCCTGTACGCCGGGCGCTGGCACAAGGACGCGCGGCGCTTCGTGCGTCGCCACCGTCACGCGCTGGAGGAGCGGCCGGTGTGGTTCTTCAGCAGCGGACCCCTCGACGCCTCGGCCGCCGAACGGGACATCCCGCCCGTGCGCGGTGTGCGGCGGGCCATGACCCGGCTGGGCGTCCGCGACCACGTCACGTTCGGCGGCTGCCTGGAAGAAGGCGCCAAGGGCCGGGTGGCGGGGATGATCCTCCGCTCCGGCAAGGGCGGCGACTTCCGGGACTTCGGCGCGATCGAGACCTGGACCGAAGGCGTCGCCGACGCCCTGACCCACCCGTAG
- a CDS encoding phosphoketolase produces the protein MSQAGHQDATAPTDDELRTLDAHWRAANYLAGGQIYLKGNPLLTEPLRPEHIKPRLLGHWGTSPGLNLVYTHLNRVIRARGTDALCVWGPGHGGPSILANAWLEGSYSDTYPNVPRDAEGMARLFRQFSFPGGVPSHVAPETPGSIHEGGELGYSLAHAYGAAFDNPDLLVACVIGDGEAETGPLAAAWHSDKFLDPVHDGAVLPILHLNGYKIANPTVLSRLPESELDDLLRGYGHEPIHVSGDDPLQVHRAMAVAMDDALDRITVMQRTAREDGVTERVHWPVIVLRTPKGWTGPAEVDGKPVEGTWRAHQVPLAGVRENPEHLRQLESWLRSYRPEELFDADGRPVADVLACVPEGAKRLGATPHANGGLLVRDLPLPALDAFAVPVDKPGTTLHEPTRVLGDLLARVMKDTGRRRDFRLVGPDETASNRLQAVFDVSGKAWQAAHLPVDEHLEHHGRVMEILSEHTCQGWLEGYLLTGRHGLFSCYEAFVHIVDSMVNQHIKWLKTSRELPWRAPIASLNYLLTSHVWRQDHNGFSHQDPGFVDHVLNKSPDVVRVYLPPDANTLLSVADHVLRSRDQVNVIVAGKQPCFDWLSLDEARAHCARGAGIWEWAGTENGSGEPDVVLACAGDVPTQEVLAAAQLLRRHLPDVAVRVVNVVDMTRLLPREEHPHGMGDFEYDGLFTTDRPVVFAYHGYPWLIHRLAYRRTGHRNLHVRGYKESGTTTTPFDMVVRNDLDRYRLVMDVIDRVPGLAVRAAPVRRLMADVRTRHQAWIREHGTDLPEVADWTWDA, from the coding sequence ATGTCCCAGGCCGGACACCAGGACGCCACCGCACCGACGGACGACGAACTGCGCACCCTGGACGCGCACTGGCGGGCCGCCAACTACCTGGCCGGCGGACAGATCTACCTGAAGGGCAACCCGCTGCTCACCGAGCCCCTCAGGCCCGAGCACATCAAGCCGCGCCTGCTGGGCCACTGGGGCACCTCACCCGGCCTCAACCTCGTCTACACGCACCTCAACCGGGTGATCCGGGCCCGCGGCACCGACGCGCTGTGCGTCTGGGGCCCCGGGCACGGAGGGCCGTCGATCCTGGCCAACGCCTGGCTGGAGGGCAGCTACAGCGACACCTACCCGAACGTGCCGAGGGACGCGGAGGGCATGGCCCGGCTCTTCCGGCAGTTCTCCTTCCCGGGCGGGGTGCCCAGTCACGTCGCCCCGGAGACGCCCGGCTCGATCCACGAGGGCGGCGAACTCGGCTACTCGCTCGCCCACGCCTACGGTGCCGCCTTCGACAACCCGGACCTCCTCGTCGCCTGCGTGATCGGCGACGGCGAGGCCGAGACCGGGCCCCTGGCCGCCGCCTGGCACTCCGACAAGTTCCTCGACCCCGTCCACGACGGCGCCGTCCTGCCGATCCTCCACCTGAACGGCTACAAGATCGCCAACCCGACGGTGCTCTCCCGCCTCCCCGAGTCCGAGCTCGACGACCTCCTGCGCGGCTACGGCCACGAGCCGATCCATGTGAGCGGCGACGATCCGCTCCAGGTGCACCGGGCCATGGCGGTGGCCATGGACGACGCCCTCGACCGCATCACCGTGATGCAGCGGACCGCCCGCGAGGACGGTGTCACCGAGCGCGTGCACTGGCCCGTGATCGTGCTGCGCACCCCCAAGGGCTGGACGGGTCCCGCCGAGGTGGACGGCAAGCCGGTCGAGGGCACCTGGCGGGCCCACCAGGTGCCGCTGGCCGGCGTCAGGGAGAACCCGGAGCACCTGCGGCAGCTGGAGAGCTGGCTGCGCTCGTACCGGCCCGAGGAACTCTTCGACGCCGACGGGCGACCCGTAGCCGACGTCCTGGCCTGCGTCCCCGAGGGCGCCAAACGGCTCGGCGCCACCCCGCACGCCAACGGCGGCCTCCTGGTACGGGACCTGCCCCTGCCCGCCCTCGACGCGTTCGCCGTACCCGTCGACAAGCCGGGCACCACCCTGCACGAACCCACCCGCGTGCTCGGCGACCTCCTGGCCAGGGTGATGAAGGACACCGGACGACGCCGGGACTTCCGCCTGGTCGGCCCGGACGAGACCGCCTCCAACCGGCTCCAGGCCGTCTTCGACGTCAGCGGAAAGGCGTGGCAGGCCGCACACCTGCCCGTCGACGAGCACCTCGAGCACCACGGCCGGGTCATGGAGATCCTGTCCGAACACACCTGCCAGGGCTGGCTGGAGGGCTATCTCCTGACAGGCCGTCACGGCCTGTTCTCCTGCTACGAGGCGTTCGTCCACATCGTCGACTCCATGGTCAACCAGCACATCAAATGGCTGAAGACCTCGCGCGAGCTGCCCTGGCGCGCCCCCATCGCCTCCCTCAACTACCTGCTGACCTCGCACGTCTGGCGCCAGGACCACAACGGCTTCTCCCACCAGGACCCCGGCTTCGTCGACCACGTCCTCAACAAGAGCCCGGACGTCGTACGGGTGTATCTGCCGCCGGACGCCAACACGCTGCTGTCGGTCGCGGACCACGTCCTGCGCAGCCGCGACCAGGTCAACGTGATCGTGGCCGGGAAGCAGCCCTGCTTCGACTGGCTGTCCCTGGACGAGGCCCGCGCCCACTGCGCCCGCGGCGCCGGCATCTGGGAATGGGCGGGGACGGAGAACGGCAGCGGTGAACCGGACGTGGTGCTGGCCTGCGCGGGGGACGTGCCCACCCAGGAGGTGCTGGCCGCGGCCCAGTTGCTGCGCCGTCACCTGCCCGACGTCGCCGTCCGCGTGGTCAACGTGGTCGACATGACCAGGTTGCTGCCCCGCGAGGAACACCCGCACGGGATGGGTGACTTCGAGTACGACGGACTCTTCACCACCGACCGGCCGGTCGTGTTCGCGTACCACGGCTACCCGTGGCTGATCCACCGGCTCGCCTACCGCCGGACCGGCCACAGGAACCTGCACGTGCGCGGCTACAAGGAGTCCGGCACCACGACCACGCCGTTCGACATGGTCGTCCGCAACGACCTCGACCGCTACCGCCTCGTCATGGACGTCATCGACCGCGTCCCCGGCCTGGCGGTCCGCGCGGCCCCGGTACGCCGGCTGATGGCCGACGTGCGCACCCGCCACCAGGCCTGGATCCGCGAACACGGCACCGACCTGCCCGAGGTCGCCGACTGGACCTGGGACGCCTGA
- a CDS encoding FecCD family ABC transporter permease, producing the protein MSVRTLLLTGGGLAALLASIALAVTIGPAAISTADVWASVGAHLGLGEGTLAPLRDGIVWNLRMPRTLLAAVCGAGLAVCGAVMQSLLRNPLADPFVLGVSSGASTGAVAVVVLGVGGGAVSLSAGAFLGALLSFALVLLLSHSLGGSTDRVVLSGVAAMQLFSALTSFIVLTSADAETTRGVLFWLLGSLTGADWGQVLLCAVVLAVVLVVCLGHARTLDAFAFGDEAAAGLGVRVARTRLVLLCATALLTAALVSCAGAIGFVGLVLPHATRALTGSGHARLLPVSALTGAVFLVWVDTLARTVLDPQEVPVGVVTSLIGVPAFVAVLHRGRGRS; encoded by the coding sequence GTGAGCGTCCGCACCCTGCTGTTGACGGGCGGGGGACTGGCCGCGCTGCTCGCCTCCATCGCCCTGGCCGTGACGATCGGGCCCGCCGCCATCTCCACGGCGGACGTCTGGGCGTCCGTCGGCGCCCATCTCGGCCTCGGGGAAGGCACGTTGGCGCCCCTGCGGGACGGCATCGTGTGGAACCTGCGCATGCCACGCACCCTCCTCGCCGCCGTCTGCGGCGCCGGACTCGCCGTCTGCGGGGCCGTCATGCAGTCGCTGCTGCGCAACCCGCTGGCCGATCCCTTCGTGCTCGGGGTCTCCTCCGGCGCGTCCACGGGAGCGGTCGCCGTGGTCGTGCTGGGCGTGGGCGGGGGAGCGGTGTCCCTGTCGGCGGGGGCCTTCCTCGGCGCGCTGCTCTCCTTCGCCCTGGTGCTGCTGCTCAGCCACAGCCTCGGCGGCAGCACGGACCGGGTCGTCCTGTCCGGGGTCGCGGCCATGCAGCTGTTCTCGGCACTGACCTCCTTCATCGTCCTCACCTCGGCGGACGCCGAGACCACCAGGGGCGTGCTGTTCTGGCTGCTCGGCTCGCTCACCGGGGCCGACTGGGGGCAGGTGCTGCTGTGCGCCGTCGTCCTCGCCGTCGTCCTCGTCGTCTGTCTCGGCCACGCCCGCACGCTCGACGCGTTCGCCTTCGGCGACGAGGCCGCGGCCGGGCTCGGGGTCCGCGTCGCCCGCACCCGCCTGGTCCTGCTGTGCGCGACCGCGCTGCTCACGGCCGCCCTGGTCAGCTGTGCCGGTGCGATCGGCTTCGTCGGCCTGGTCCTCCCGCACGCCACCCGCGCCCTCACCGGCTCCGGCCACGCCCGGCTGCTGCCGGTGAGCGCGCTGACCGGCGCCGTGTTCCTGGTGTGGGTCGACACCCTCGCCCGCACCGTCCTCGACCCCCAGGAGGTACCGGTCGGCGTGGTGACGTCCCTCATCGGCGTACCGGCGTTCGTGGCCGTGCTCCATCGCGGACGGGGCAGGTCATGA
- a CDS encoding zinc-dependent alcohol dehydrogenase family protein, producing MKGYVFHGPGQSAWEDVPDPALKEPTDAIVRIGAVTICGTDLHILKGDVPEVRPGTVLGHEAVGEIVEVGSDVRTVRPGDRVLVSCISACGRCRFCREAAYGQCRGGGGWILGHLIDGTQAEYVRVPYADLSVHALPGAVASKDAVLLADIFPTSYEVGVLKGRVRPGDTVAVVGAGPIGLAAIATARLFTPERIVAVDPAASRLDAAKRLGADAVADAHEDPGQLIADLTDGLGADVVIEAVGVPESFELCTRIVRPGGHVANIGVHGKPATLHLEDLWIKNVTITTGLVDTHSTPTLLRMAAAGRLPTTQLVTHTFPLDRMEEAYDVFARAADTGALKVVLGGPSHEEIAVPAA from the coding sequence ATGAAAGGCTACGTCTTCCACGGCCCCGGGCAGTCCGCCTGGGAAGATGTCCCCGACCCCGCCCTCAAGGAACCCACCGACGCGATCGTGCGGATCGGCGCCGTCACGATCTGCGGCACCGACCTGCACATCCTCAAGGGTGACGTGCCCGAGGTGCGCCCGGGCACGGTCCTGGGGCACGAGGCCGTCGGCGAGATCGTCGAGGTCGGCAGCGACGTCCGGACCGTACGGCCCGGCGACCGTGTGCTGGTCTCCTGCATCAGCGCCTGCGGACGCTGCCGCTTCTGCCGCGAGGCCGCCTACGGCCAGTGCCGGGGCGGCGGGGGATGGATCCTCGGCCACCTGATCGACGGCACCCAGGCCGAGTACGTCCGCGTCCCCTACGCCGACCTGTCCGTGCACGCGCTGCCCGGCGCCGTCGCGAGCAAGGACGCCGTCCTGCTCGCGGACATCTTCCCGACCTCCTACGAGGTGGGCGTCCTCAAGGGCCGGGTACGCCCGGGCGACACCGTCGCCGTCGTGGGAGCCGGTCCCATCGGGCTCGCGGCCATCGCCACGGCCCGTCTGTTCACCCCCGAGCGGATCGTCGCCGTCGATCCGGCCGCGTCCCGGCTCGACGCCGCCAAACGGCTCGGCGCCGATGCCGTGGCGGACGCCCACGAGGACCCCGGGCAGCTGATCGCCGATCTCACCGACGGCCTCGGCGCGGACGTGGTGATCGAGGCGGTCGGCGTACCGGAGAGCTTCGAGCTGTGCACCCGCATCGTGCGGCCCGGCGGCCACGTCGCCAACATCGGGGTGCACGGCAAACCCGCCACGCTGCACCTGGAAGACCTGTGGATCAAGAACGTGACGATCACCACCGGTCTCGTGGACACCCACTCCACGCCCACCCTGCTGCGCATGGCCGCCGCCGGCCGGCTGCCCACCACGCAGCTCGTCACCCACACCTTCCCGCTGGACCGCATGGAGGAGGCGTACGACGTCTTCGCCCGGGCCGCCGACACCGGCGCCCTCAAGGTGGTGCTCGGCGGGCCGTCGCACGAGGAGATCGCCGTCCCGGCGGCCTGA
- a CDS encoding (2Fe-2S) ferredoxin domain-containing protein: MPRQDTEAATAKRGPAGAAPCRVVVCRDCCCGTAKVAGVDHDRQLARLAEAVPVRVSDCLDVCEHANVIVVQPSAAARAAGARPVWLGLVNDPEATDDIAAWIQAGGPGVAPCPDILDLYTFTPPRRVR, from the coding sequence ATGCCCCGACAGGACACTGAAGCGGCCACCGCGAAGCGCGGTCCCGCCGGGGCGGCACCGTGCCGCGTCGTCGTCTGCCGGGACTGCTGCTGCGGAACGGCGAAGGTCGCCGGCGTGGACCACGACCGGCAGCTCGCCCGCCTGGCCGAGGCGGTCCCGGTGCGGGTCTCCGACTGCCTCGACGTGTGCGAACACGCCAACGTGATCGTCGTCCAGCCCTCCGCCGCGGCACGGGCCGCCGGAGCCCGCCCGGTCTGGCTGGGCCTCGTCAACGACCCCGAGGCCACCGACGACATCGCCGCCTGGATACAGGCGGGCGGCCCCGGCGTCGCCCCCTGCCCCGACATCCTCGACCTCTACACCTTCACCCCGCCCCGCAGGGTGCGATGA